The genomic region GGGGAAGCCCCTTGTCGTTCTATTGGTATTCGCAGGGCACTTTTTCTTTTTTGCCTGGGGCGTTATCTTCTTCTTAATTGGAGAAATAATCATAAGTAAAATGAAGAAGTCAGATAAAAAAACGGAGGGTTAAACCATGCCAGTTATTACGTGTCATAACGAATGCTGTAGTAAAAATTTTAAGAGTAGGTCTCGAAAGAGAAAGTTCTGCTCTCACGAGTGTTACAACATTCATAAAAAATCTAACCCAAAAGATTACCAAGAAGGGAAGTTTAAAAAAGGACAAAAATCTTGGAATACTGGTTTGAAGAATACCAAAGTTGGTAGCTTCATGATACGTAAGAAAACATTGAAGACTGGAAACATCAAAAGACTTAGGTTTGTAAATGCAGGTAGTGATGATAAAGGATTGGCCAAATATCTTCGAAATGATAAGGTTGTTTGGGAAGAGGCAAATGGCCCAGTTCCTTCTGGATATGTAATCTATCATAAAGATGGTAGAACTCTCAATGACAGTTTAGATAATCTTGAATGTATTCCTTTTGGAGAAGCGATAAGTAGATACGCAGCTCTTAGAGAAAATGTTTATGACCTTAAAAATAAGGGGCACGTCAAGAAGCTCATAAAAGGATGTTTGGTCAATGATAGAAGAATTCAAAAAATTCTGTTTGAATTGAACTACGACAGGTGCATGGGAATTGCAATGAGATATGCGAAAGACAAAGACACTGCTCAAGACATATTGAGTGACGGATTCATCAAAATATTTGAAAATATTAGCAAGTATACGATGAAAGGAAGTTTCGAGGGATGGATAAGTAGAATCATGGCAAATACTGCCATTGATTACACCAGAAAGCAAAAGAACACCTTTGTAATGGACACAGCCGATATGGCCTTTTTTGATGGCATGTCAGAAGAAGACAAAGGTTTTGAAATAAATGAAGATGAGGTAAAAGGAATTCCAGTTGATTTAATAATGGAACAAATCCAAAAGTTATCTCCATCTTATAGAGCTGTTTTCAACATGCATGTGTTTGAAGAAATGTCTCACAAGGAAATTGCCGAGAAATTGGAAATCTCGGAGGGTACATCAAAATCAAATCTATCGAAGGCCAGACAGAATTTGAGAAAAAATGTGGCAATATTATTAGGACGTGAAGAAATAAGACAAAACGAAGTCATGAGTCAATATTTACAGTATGACAGAGAGATGGATATGGCTGTCTAAATTTAGAATTAATGAAAGAAGTTGTTTTAACAGAGGAGATGTTCTATGCGATGGTGCATGGAAAATCAGCAGAAATTAATGATACCATGGTTTCAATACCAGAGAACTCGGAGCTAAAGTTCATAGATGTGATTGAGCAGAAGCTGGTAAAAGAGTATGGACTTGATGGGACGCAAGAAGAAGAAAAATAGCGCACCACAAAGGAAGCTTGACCTTCATGGAGAATCTCATGCAGATGTCGATAGGCTTGTTGAAAACTATGTGTTCCTGACGGAGTATCCTCACGACATCATAACAGGGAACTCTGGAGAGATGCATCGAATCGTTAAAGCTGTGCTTGATAGGCATGGCTTTAAGTATGAAATAGGAGATAACAACAATAAAGGTTACATAAGAATAATAGGATATGAATAATGATATAGATAAACTGTACAGAATAGTGCAGGATAAATTTGACATTACAGAAGAGCAAATTAAATCCCCCATAAGAGTTAGGGGATTAGTCGATATAAGAAGGATAATATCAATCGTTCTTTTGAATAATACAAGAATGAATCTTGAAGAAATAGGAGAAGTGATTGGCAGAGACCATTCAAATGTTTCCCACTATAAAAAGACTACTGAAGGGCTGTTTGAAACAGAAGAAAAATTAAGAAAATCATTTA from Flavobacteriales bacterium harbors:
- a CDS encoding sigma-70 family RNA polymerase sigma factor, with the translated sequence MPVITCHNECCSKNFKSRSRKRKFCSHECYNIHKKSNPKDYQEGKFKKGQKSWNTGLKNTKVGSFMIRKKTLKTGNIKRLRFVNAGSDDKGLAKYLRNDKVVWEEANGPVPSGYVIYHKDGRTLNDSLDNLECIPFGEAISRYAALRENVYDLKNKGHVKKLIKGCLVNDRRIQKILFELNYDRCMGIAMRYAKDKDTAQDILSDGFIKIFENISKYTMKGSFEGWISRIMANTAIDYTRKQKNTFVMDTADMAFFDGMSEEDKGFEINEDEVKGIPVDLIMEQIQKLSPSYRAVFNMHVFEEMSHKEIAEKLEISEGTSKSNLSKARQNLRKNVAILLGREEIRQNEVMSQYLQYDREMDMAV